In Drosophila simulans strain w501 chromosome 3R, Prin_Dsim_3.1, whole genome shotgun sequence, a single window of DNA contains:
- the LOC6728672 gene encoding leishmanolysin-like peptidase, which produces MAKTPPPRPLGNMAKFLAALGICSWLLVSATAHNCQHQHPKAHEVVHGVRIQLADSEDDSAGDPARHSVRRRSVAAEQPLRILLVYDESVYRLEEEKFNLINDTVLPEAVQFWEQALMVRETKGVIRLNRKCDSTQVYVKNGHTHCIDHCKATTMCGEVQVPDAHLDVCRVCNATGQNCRIDSNTQPGEGIENADFVFYVSARQTQRCFKGLTVAYAAHCQQEAALDRPIAGHANLCPESISTKPQELQTLISTVKHEILHALGFSVSLYAFFRDDEGKPRTPRKLDTGKPYLNEKLQIHQWSNETIRKVVRENWSVRGGHVNKVVDMMVTPRVIAEVRAHFNCNKLEGAELEDQGGEGTALTHWEKRILENEAMTGTHTQSPVFSRITLALMEDSGWYRANYSMATPLTWGKGLGCAFAMRSCKDWIQYNHARGRSIHPFCSKVKQDPLQTECTDDRNSVALCNLIRHEFELPKGYQNFDSLNHVKDGEEGFYGGSVSLADHCPYIQEFTWRSKNVIVRGSHCRFTENNPKPEKNFALESYGEGAKCFDHSESMWEERSCHQTREWQHWGSGCYKYDCFDGRLHILVGNYSYKCSFPGQKLSIRIAANGWLHKGAIMCPPCHELCGAQFAAQGKQCRPGEEPDPLNKYPRDNLACGAGSEKSRSVAIITAALLLFGLRWGFS; this is translated from the exons GTCGTCCATGGCGTGCGCATCCAACTGGCTGATAGCGAAGATGACTCCGCCGGAGATCCAGCGAGGCATAGCGTCCGCCGGCGCAGCGTGGCCGCCGAGCAGCCACTGCGAATTCTGCTCGTCTACGACGAATCCGTCTACAG GCTGGAAGaagagaaatttaatttgataaat GACACCGTGCTCCCGGAAGCCGTGCAGTTCTGGGAACAGGCCCTGATGGTGCGAGAGACCAAGGGCGTTATCCGCCTCAATAG gAAATGCGACAGCACCCAGGTGTACGTGAAGAACGGACACACCCACTGCATCGACCATTGCAAGGCGACGACGATGTGCGGCGAGGTTCAGGTGCCCGATGCGCACTTGGAT GTCTGTCGGGTGTGCAACGCTACGGGTCAGAATTGTAGAATCGATAGTAACACACAGCCGGGCGAAGGCATCGAGAATGCGGACTTTGTGTTCTACGTGTCCGCCAGGCAGACGCAGCGTTGTTTCAAGGGACTAACCGTTGCCTATGCGGCCCATTGTCAACAGGAAGCGGCTCTGGATCGTCCAATCGCCGGACATGCGAATCTCTGTCCGGAGAGCATTAGCACAAAGCCGCAGGAACTGCAGACACTGATCTCCACAGTAAAGCACGAGATTCTGCATGCGCTGGGATTCTCCGTGAGCTTGTACGCTTTCTTTAGGGACGATGAAGGAAAACCCCGAACACCCCGAAAATTAGACACTGGCAAGCCGTACCTGAATGAGAA ATTGCAGATCCATCAGTGGAGCAACGAGACCATTCGCAAGGTGGTGCGAGAGAACTGGTCTGTGCGTGGTGGCCATGTTAACAAGGTAGTGGACATGATGGTCACGCCTCGCGTTATTGCCGAGGTGCGCGCCCACTTTAACTGCAATAAGCTGGAGGGCGCCGAGCTGGAGGATCAGGGTGGCGAAGGTACCGCCCTGACCCACTGGGAAAAGCGCATCCTGGAGAATGAGGCCATGactggcacgcacacacagtcGCCGGTCTTCTCGCGCATCACCCTTGCATTGATGGAGGACTCCGGCTGGTATCGGGCCAACTACTCCATGGCAACGCCGCTGACCTGGGGCAAGGGACTGGGATGTGCGTTTGCCATGCGTAGTTGCAAGGATTGGATACAGTACAACCATGCTAG GGGTCGCTCTATACATCCCTTCTGCTCGAAGGTCAAGCAGGATCCTCTCCAAACCGAATGCACAGATGATCGCAACTCTGTAGCGCTTTGCAATCTTATCCGCCATGAGTTTGAGCTGCCCAAAGGCTACCAGAACTTCGACAGCCTGAATCATGTAAAGGACGGCGAGGAGGGGTTCTACGGCGGTTCGGTTTCGCTGGCTGATCACTGTCCCTACATTCAGGAGTTTACCTGGCGCAGCAAGAACGTGATAGTGCGTGGATCTCATTGTCGCTTTACAGAGAATAATCCCA AGCCTGAGAAGAACTTCGCCTTGGAGAGCTATGGCGAGGGAGCAAAGTGCTTCGATCACAGCGAGTCAATGTGGGAGGAGCGATCCTGTCACCAGACGCGTGAGTGGCAGCATTGGGGCAGCGGATGCTACAAGTACGATTGCTTCGACGGACGACTGCACATCCTGGTGGGCAACTATAGCTACAAGTGCTCCTTTCCCGGGCAGAAGCTTTCCATTCGAATTGCGGCCAATGGATGGCTGCACAAGGGCGCGATCATGTGCCCGCCGTGCCACGAGCTGTGCGGAGCACAATTTGCTGCTCAGGGCAAGCAGTGTCGTCCGGGCGAGGAGCCCGATCCCCTCAACAAGTACCCGCGCGACAACCTCGCCTGTGGAGCGGGCAGTGAGAAATCACGTTCCGTGGCCATAATCACCGCTGCTCTCCTGCTTTTCGGCCTGCGATGGGGATTCAGTTAG